CGGGCCAGGAGCTGACGCAGCCGGAAGGCGACCGCGACTTCCGCGGCGGCTACCGCGTGGTGGAGGAGCTGGCGCGCGCGATGGGCGACCGGCTGCTGGTGAAGGAGACCGGGTGCGGCATCGGTCCGGACGTGGCGCGGCGCCTGGTGGAGCTGGGCGTGCGCAACGTGGACGTCTCCGGGCTGGGCGGCACGTCGTGGGTGCGCGTGGAGCAGCTTCGCGCGGTGGGCTCGCAGGCGCAGGTGGGTGAGGAGTTCAGCGGCTGGGGCATCCCCACCGCGGCGGCCATCGCCAGCGTGCGCAAGGCGGTGGGGCCGGAGGTCCGGCTCGTGGCCAGCGGCGGGGTTCGCGGCGGGCTGGAGTCCGCGAAGGTGCTCGCGCTGGGCGCGGACCTGGCGGGCATGGCGCTGCCGCTGTTCCGGGCCCAGCAGCAGGGCGGGCTGCCGGCCGCGGAGGAGGCGCTGAAGGTCATCCTCACGGGCCTGCGCCAGGCGCTGGTGCTGACGGGCAGCCGCACCGTCGCGCAGCTGCGGCAGCGGCCTCGCGTGGTGACCGGCGCGTTGAAGGATTGGTTGGCGGCGTTGTGATGCAGGGTGGATCCCAGGTTGGGAAGGAAGAACATGTCTGACACCGTGACGTCCCGGCTCGCCGGATTCCACAAGCTGCCCTTGGAGGAGCGCCTGGCGCGCATTGGCCAGATGTTCCGGCTGACCGAGGCGGAGTTGGATCAGCTGCGCGGCGAGAACGGCCTGGACCTGTCCATCGCCAACCAGATGATCGAAAACGCGGTGGGCACGTTCTCCCTGCCGCTGGGCCTGGGCCTGAACCTCAACGTCAACGGGCGCGACTACCTGGTGCCCATGGCGGTGGAGGAGCCCTCCGTCGTGGCGGCGGTGTCGTTCGCGTCGAAGATCGTCCGCGAGTCGGGCGGCTTCTACGCGGAGGCCGACGAGTCGATGATGATCGGCCAGGTGCAGGTCTCCAACTACGGAGACCCCGGCCGCGCGTCCGAGAAGATCCTGGATGCGAAGGATGAGATCCTCGCCCTGGCGAACAGCTTCCACCCGGCCATGGTGGCCCGCGGCGGTGGCGCGAAGGACGTGGAGGTGCGCCTGCTGCCCGCGCCGGAGGGGCCGCGCGGCGAGCCGCTGCTCATCGTCCACCTGCTCATCGACGCGCAGGAGGCGATGGGGGCGAACCTCATCAACACCATGGCGGAGGGCGTGGCGCCGCTGATTGAACAGCTGACCGGCGGCCGCGTGTACCTGCGCATCCTGTCGAACCTGGCGGACAAGCGGCTCGCGCGCGCCACGTGCCGCATCCCGCTGCCGCTGCTGGCGGACTTCGGCCTGCCGGGCGAGGTCATCGCCGAGGGCATTGCCCAGGCGAGCCGCTTCGCGGAAGCCGACCCGTACCGCGCCGCCACGCACAACAAGGGCGTGATGAACGGCATCGACGCGGTGGCCATCGCCACGGGGCAGGACTGGCGCTCCATCGAGGCCGGTGCCCACGCGTTCGCGTGCCGCAAGGGGCAGTACCGCCCGCTGTCCACCTGGTACCTGGAGGAAGGGCACCTGGTGGGCCGCATCGAGCTGCCGCTGGCGCTGGGCCTGGTGGGCGGTCCCATCAAGATCCACCCGGGCGCGCAGGTGGCGCTCAAGCTGATGCGCGCCACCAGCGTGCGCGAGCTGTCCATGGTGTTCGCGGCGGTGGGCCTGGCGCAGAACTTCGCGGCGCTCCGCGCCCTGGGCTCCGTAGGCATCCAGAAGGGCCACATGGCCATGCACGCGCGCAGCGTCGCCGTCACGGCGGGCGCGCGCGGCGGGGACGTGGAGAAGGTGGCCAACCTGCTGGTGAAGGCCGGGCACGTGAAGGTGGAGAAGGCGCGGGAGATCCTCGCGAACCTGCCGCCGGAGCCGCCCGCCGTCGCCACCCTCACCAACGGCTGACGTCCGCCCCCGGGCGCTCCCCTGACACAGGGAGCGCTTGACGGGGCGGGGCGGTGCGCGGAATGAAGGCGCCCGCCCCCTTCGCGTGCCTGGTGCCATGACTTCCGCAATGAAACCCCTGGTCGCCTTCGGTGCCGGCAAGGTCATCCTGCTGGGCGAGCACAGCGTGGTGTACGGCTACCCCGCCATCGCCGGTCCCCTGAGCATCGGCGTGGTGGCGCGCGGTGGGCCTTCGCGCTCGTGCGTGCTGGACGTGCCGGTGACGGCGGACGCGGCGCAGAAGCGGATGATGCGCAAGGCCTTCGCGCGGGCGGCGAAGCTCGTGGGCGAGCCGAAGGTGAAGGTCACGCTGGAGCCGCAATTGCCCCTGTCCGCGGGGCTGGGCAGCTCCGCGGCGCTGGCGGTGGCCACGTCGCGCGTGCTGCTGCAGGCGGCGGGGCAGGAGCCCACGGCGAAGGCGACGGCGCGGCTGGCGTGGGAGATGGAGCAGGAGTTCCACGGCACGCCGTCCGGCGTGGACCACACCACCAGCGCGGAGGAGAAGCTCATCCTCTACCGCCGGGTGCAGGCCCCGGCGGGTGTCACGGGCCGCGCGCGCGAATTGAAGAGTCCGCGGCCGGTGTCCGTGGTGGTGGCGCTGGCGGGCGCGCGCAGTCCCACGAAGCTGACGGTGGGGGCGCTGCGCGAGCGGCAGGCGCGGTGGCCGGAGCGCTACAAGCGGCTCTTCGGCCAGGTGGGAAGGCTCGTCACCGAGGCGGCGAAGACGGTGGAGGCGGGCGACCTGGAGGGGCTGGGGGACGCGATGAACGTCAACCAGGGCCTCCTGAACGCGCTGGGGCTGTCGTCACCAGCGCTGGAGGACATGGTGTTCCGGCTGCGCTCGCTGGGCGCGCTGGGGGCCAAATTCACCGGGGCGGGAGGTGACGGTGGCGCGGTCATCGGCCTCTTCCCCGAACCGGAGCCCGTGGTCGCGCAACTGACGCGTGACGGCGTGCGCTGCTTCGCGAGTCAGCTCGCGGGGCCTCGGGTCCAGGGAGACATTCCATGAAGGCAACGGTCCGGGCGCATCCCAACATCGCGCTCGTGAAGTACTGGGGAAAGCGCGACGAGGCGCTCATCCTCCCGCACCAGTCCAGCCTGTCGCTGACGCTGGCTCCCATCCACGTGACGACGACGGTGGAGTTCGGCGCGCCGTCGGACACGGTGGAACTGCACGGCCACGCGGCCAGGGGCAGCGAGCGCGACCGCGTGCTGCGCCTCTTGGACGCGGTTCGCGTGCAGGCGGGGCGCGACCTGGGCCCCGCGAAGGTGGTGTCGCGCGGGGACTTCCCCATGGCGGCGGGCCTGGCCAGCAGCGCGGCGGGCTTCGCGGCGCTGGCGGTGGCGGGGCGCGCGGCGGCGGGGCTGCCCCAGGACACGCGGGCGTCCAGCATCCTGGCGAGGCGGGGCAGCGGCTCCGCGTGCCGCAGCGTGCAGGGCGGCTTCTGCGAGTGGATGCGCGGCGAGCGCGAGGACGGCGAGGACAGCTACGCCGTGCAGCGCTTCGACGCGGGCCACTGGGCGGACCTGCGCATGGTGGTGGCCATCCTCGACCGCGGCGAGAAGGAGGTGAAGTCGCGGGACGGGATGAAGAACACGGTGGAGACGAGCCCCTACTATCCTGCGTGGGTGAAGGACGCGGAGGCGGAAGTCCCCCGCGCCCGGGAGCTCATCGCGAAGAAGGACCTGGAGGCGCTGGGCGAGCTGTGCGAGCGCAACGCGTGGCGCATGCACTCCACCTCGCTCGCGGCGGATCCGCCGCTCTGCTACCTGAACTCGGCGACGCTGGGGCTCATCCAGCACCTGCGCGAGCAGCGCAAGAAGGGCGTGCCGGTGTGGTTCACGCTCGACGCGGGGCCGAACCCGGTGCTGCTGACGGACGCGGCCCACGAGGTCGCGGCGGAAGCCCTGGCCCGCGCCTGCGGAGCCGTGGACGTGGTGCGCTGCGTGCCCGGTGGTGACGCGACGCTGCTCACCGAACACCTGTTCTGACGAACGGCGCATGACGCTGGAGCAGCCCTGATGCTCCAGCGGATGCACGGCGAGAGTCCCGCTGGGACTGGCCGGCCGCGGCGCACCGCTCGAACCTGTCCGACTGTCGGACAGGTTTGGCAACCACAGCCCCGCCGCATGGTCCGCTGTGGCATCGATTGACACGTCCCACGCTTGCTGGGACTTGCCTCGCAAGGCCGCTGCCGCTGTGCGACGGTACGGCGCACGGCCCGGGACGCGGGTCGGATCCCCATGAACGCGCTGTGCCTGCGCACGGCGTGCCGCGCGTGGACGAGGTGACACACGGATGGACCGAGCGCTCTCCGCCCCAGGCAAGCTGTTCATCTCCGGTGAGTACGCCGTGCTGTGGGGCGGCGTGTCGCGTCTCGCGGCGGTGGCGCCACGCACGGCCGCCTATGTGCGCAGGCGTCAGGACTCGCGTGTGCACATCTGCCTGGAGGAGGGGACGCTCCAGGGCCTCACCACGCCTCGCGGCGTGAAGTGGGACCGCGAAGTGCCCGCCGGCTTCTCCTTCGTCGCCCGCACGCTGGATGAAGCCCTGCGCGCGCACGGCCGCGCGAGCGTGGGCTTCGACGTGGCGGTCGCTCCGGGCGCTCTTGGGCCCGGCGGCCACAAGCTGGGCATCGGCGGCAGCGCGTCCGCGACGGTGCTCGCCGCGGAGGCCGCGCGCTTCGTGCTGGAAGAGAAGTTCGACGTCCTCAAGCTCGCCCTCACCGCGCACACGCTGGGGCAGGGCGGCAAGGGCAGCGGCGGCGACGTGGCCACGAGCTTCGCTGGGGGGGCCGTGCGCTACCGGCGCTACGACGTCACCGCGCTCGCGGACGCCGCCAACACCGGTCGCTTCAACGCCGCGCTCGCGGAGTCCCCGCCAGTGGACCTCTGGCGCATGCCCGTGCCGCGCGTGTCCATGCTCTACGCCTTCACCGGAGAGAGCGCGTCCACGAAGCTCCTCATCGGTCAGGTGGAGGCCCGCCTCGCGGAGGCTGGCCGCAAGGCCTACGTGGAGCGCTCCGACGCGTTGGGCCATGCGATTGAGAACGGCCTGGGCGGCGGTGACTTCCGCGCCTTCGCCGAAGCCGTGAAGGCCCAGCACGCGCTGCTCCTGGAACTGGGCCCGCTGGAGACCGAAGGCATGCGCCGCGTGCTGGCCATCGCCGCGTCCTACCACTGCGCGGGCAAGCTCTCCGGCGCGGGCGGTGGTGACGGCTGCATCCTCTTCGCCCCGAACGCCCAGGCGCGCGAAGCGCTGCGAGAAGGCCTGGAGTCGCGTGGCTTCCTCACGCTGACACTGGACGTGGAGCAGGGCGTGCGCGGCGAGGCGCAGGTGGATGCGCGGCTTCGCGGCTGGGTGGACGCGCTCACGTGAAATTCCGCGCGGCGCGCGCCCGGGCCCGCCGTTAGAACATGTGACCGAACGTGATGTAGAAGCGCTGACGGCCCGTCTCGGTGGAGCGCGCGTAGTCCATGCGCACCACGGCCGCGCGGCGCGAGAAGCGCAGGCCGCCGCCGATGCCCGGGTGCCACTCATGCCACTTGCCGTCCGTCACACCCGGATGCCACACGCGGCCCAGGTCCAGGAACACCACCGCGCCCAGCGCCAGCGGCTGCCCGAAGAAGGCCATCCGAGCCGCCTGGAAGCGCAGCTCGGAGTTGCTGAACGCCTTCACGTTGCCGGCGAAGCGGTTGCGCTCGATGCCGCGCACGCTGCTCATGCCGCCAATGCCCTCGGACACGTTGACGCCGCCCGTGGTCATCCACTCGAAGAACGGCACCTCCCCGAAGAGCATGTCCAGCGTGAGCCGCTGCGCGAAGATGAGCCGCGGGGTGATGCGGATGTAGCGGCGCTCGCTCAGCGTCACGCCCGCGTACTGGTAGCGGCTGAAGGTGGCCAGGCCCGACACGCGCAGCGCGATCTCCTCCACGCCGCCGGTCGTGGGGTCGGACTCGTCGTCGCGCGTGTCCCAGAGCGCGCCCGCGAGCAGCTGCCCGCTGGGCCCGCCCTCGATGCCGATGGGCTTCTCCTGCGCCAGGATGGACGTCGCGTAGGGTGACACGCTCGTGTAGCGCCAGCCGTAGCCCACGTACGACTGGAACGGGTGCTTCTCACCGAAGGGCCGCCCGCGCAGACGCACCCAGAGGCCCGGCGAGCCCTTGTCGTAGTTGTAGCGCTCGTCATCCACGTCACCCCGGAAGTCCGGGGCGGACAGGTTGCCCGCGCCGAAGAAGGGGCTGCTCTTCTCCTGCCGGTACTCCAGCCGTCCCTCCAAACGCAGGGGCCCCAGCAACTGCGGCCCGTCGTAACGGAGGTAATGATTCATGGCGCCGCGCGCGGTGAAGAACACCTGCGCGGACAGGGCATGCGCGTAGGGCGTCTTGCTGCCGTCGCCATAGAGGTACATGCCGCCGACAGCGCCGTAGCCGAAGCCCTGATCCGAGCTGAAGGACAACAGCGGCAGCGCGATGCCGTCCATCGTCGGCGTCCGCTTCACCGGAGCGAGGCCGGACGCCGAGCGGCCTGCCGCCACGGCGCTCAGCGACATCAGCATGAAGAAGAGGAAGACGACTGGAGCCAGCATCGAAACCCCGTGAAGCCCCGAGGGGGCGCATCGATTCCAGCCCGGGACAGGTGGCTCATCCGCCCGCCTGCTCTCCAAGAGAGCAGCACGGCCCCGGAAGCTCCTGTCCCCCTGAATGCCCATTTTGCCTTGGGGGATGGGGGAGCCGTCAACGTGCGCGAAAGTCTCAACGAGCTCGTCAGCGAGAATTCACGAAACTGGGCGAATACCCTCGTCCGGAGGATTGGTTCGAAAGTTCCGCCCGTGGCGGCGCGTCGGCCTCGGAACGCTCTGCTCGTCCACCTGGACGGTGTGCCCAAGGCGCTCCTCGACGAGGCCATTGTCACAGGGCGCATGCCCTTTGTTTCACAGCTGGTCCGCTCTGGCGCGTATCACCTGGAGAACGCATTCTGGGGAGCGCCCACGTCCACGCCGTTCTTCCAGGCGGGGCTGCTCTACGGGCTGCAACACCCGAACCTGCCGGGCTACAGCTGGTACGACCGGGCGCTCGGCCGCAAGGTGCAGATGAACAGCCCGGGCGACGCGATGGCCATCGACGCGCGCCTGCGCGGCCACGGCCGCACGAGCCTCCTGGATCACGGCGGCCACACGTACTTCTCGCTCTTCCACGCGGGCGCCATGA
This DNA window, taken from Corallococcus coralloides DSM 2259, encodes the following:
- the omp85 gene encoding Omp85 family outer membrane protein; its protein translation is MLAPVVFLFFMLMSLSAVAAGRSASGLAPVKRTPTMDGIALPLLSFSSDQGFGYGAVGGMYLYGDGSKTPYAHALSAQVFFTARGAMNHYLRYDGPQLLGPLRLEGRLEYRQEKSSPFFGAGNLSAPDFRGDVDDERYNYDKGSPGLWVRLRGRPFGEKHPFQSYVGYGWRYTSVSPYATSILAQEKPIGIEGGPSGQLLAGALWDTRDDESDPTTGGVEEIALRVSGLATFSRYQYAGVTLSERRYIRITPRLIFAQRLTLDMLFGEVPFFEWMTTGGVNVSEGIGGMSSVRGIERNRFAGNVKAFSNSELRFQAARMAFFGQPLALGAVVFLDLGRVWHPGVTDGKWHEWHPGIGGGLRFSRRAAVVRMDYARSTETGRQRFYITFGHMF
- a CDS encoding mevalonate kinase, with protein sequence MDRALSAPGKLFISGEYAVLWGGVSRLAAVAPRTAAYVRRRQDSRVHICLEEGTLQGLTTPRGVKWDREVPAGFSFVARTLDEALRAHGRASVGFDVAVAPGALGPGGHKLGIGGSASATVLAAEAARFVLEEKFDVLKLALTAHTLGQGGKGSGGDVATSFAGGAVRYRRYDVTALADAANTGRFNAALAESPPVDLWRMPVPRVSMLYAFTGESASTKLLIGQVEARLAEAGRKAYVERSDALGHAIENGLGGGDFRAFAEAVKAQHALLLELGPLETEGMRRVLAIAASYHCAGKLSGAGGGDGCILFAPNAQAREALREGLESRGFLTLTLDVEQGVRGEAQVDARLRGWVDALT
- the mvk gene encoding mevalonate kinase is translated as MKPLVAFGAGKVILLGEHSVVYGYPAIAGPLSIGVVARGGPSRSCVLDVPVTADAAQKRMMRKAFARAAKLVGEPKVKVTLEPQLPLSAGLGSSAALAVATSRVLLQAAGQEPTAKATARLAWEMEQEFHGTPSGVDHTTSAEEKLILYRRVQAPAGVTGRARELKSPRPVSVVVALAGARSPTKLTVGALRERQARWPERYKRLFGQVGRLVTEAAKTVEAGDLEGLGDAMNVNQGLLNALGLSSPALEDMVFRLRSLGALGAKFTGAGGDGGAVIGLFPEPEPVVAQLTRDGVRCFASQLAGPRVQGDIP
- a CDS encoding hydroxymethylglutaryl-CoA reductase, degradative is translated as MSDTVTSRLAGFHKLPLEERLARIGQMFRLTEAELDQLRGENGLDLSIANQMIENAVGTFSLPLGLGLNLNVNGRDYLVPMAVEEPSVVAAVSFASKIVRESGGFYAEADESMMIGQVQVSNYGDPGRASEKILDAKDEILALANSFHPAMVARGGGAKDVEVRLLPAPEGPRGEPLLIVHLLIDAQEAMGANLINTMAEGVAPLIEQLTGGRVYLRILSNLADKRLARATCRIPLPLLADFGLPGEVIAEGIAQASRFAEADPYRAATHNKGVMNGIDAVAIATGQDWRSIEAGAHAFACRKGQYRPLSTWYLEEGHLVGRIELPLALGLVGGPIKIHPGAQVALKLMRATSVRELSMVFAAVGLAQNFAALRALGSVGIQKGHMAMHARSVAVTAGARGGDVEKVANLLVKAGHVKVEKAREILANLPPEPPAVATLTNG
- the mvaD gene encoding diphosphomevalonate decarboxylase; translated protein: MKATVRAHPNIALVKYWGKRDEALILPHQSSLSLTLAPIHVTTTVEFGAPSDTVELHGHAARGSERDRVLRLLDAVRVQAGRDLGPAKVVSRGDFPMAAGLASSAAGFAALAVAGRAAAGLPQDTRASSILARRGSGSACRSVQGGFCEWMRGEREDGEDSYAVQRFDAGHWADLRMVVAILDRGEKEVKSRDGMKNTVETSPYYPAWVKDAEAEVPRARELIAKKDLEALGELCERNAWRMHSTSLAADPPLCYLNSATLGLIQHLREQRKKGVPVWFTLDAGPNPVLLTDAAHEVAAEALARACGAVDVVRCVPGGDATLLTEHLF
- the fni gene encoding type 2 isopentenyl-diphosphate Delta-isomerase, with amino-acid sequence MGDETTARRKDAHLDLCATGDVEPAQNSTLLENVHLIHCAMPEMAVEDVDLSTPFLGKRLQAPLLVTGMTGGTDRAGAVNRDLALLAERHGLAFGVGSQRAMAEHPSRAASYAVRDVAPTVALLGNIGLYQAIGLGVDGVRRLMDAIGADGMALHLNAGQELTQPEGDRDFRGGYRVVEELARAMGDRLLVKETGCGIGPDVARRLVELGVRNVDVSGLGGTSWVRVEQLRAVGSQAQVGEEFSGWGIPTAAAIASVRKAVGPEVRLVASGGVRGGLESAKVLALGADLAGMALPLFRAQQQGGLPAAEEALKVILTGLRQALVLTGSRTVAQLRQRPRVVTGALKDWLAAL